Part of the Actinomycetota bacterium genome is shown below.
CGGGAGGATGAGCGCCAGGTCACCTGCCTCGATCTGACGGACGTGGGGGCCGACCGCGACGACCTCCGCCCAGATGCAGCGGCGGGACACGGTCGCAGCCGTCGCCGGGATCAGGAGGCCCGTCTTCGTGCGGCGCTCACCGTCCGCCTCCGGGACCCGCAGCAGCACGCGGTCGCTCAGCACCTTGATGGGAGCGGAGCGGTGGTCGTCGCCGGCTACGGCGCGCACCGCGCTCGGGTCGTTCATGGCCGACAGCCTACCCCGGCGCGCGGCCTTGTCCGGCGCCAAGGCTACCCTTGACGACCGACAAGGAAGCGGATATCCTGAGCCCATGGGTCACCACCTGGTTGGCGCTGCGGAGGTCGCGAGGATGCTGGGCGTTTCCCGGCAGCGGGTGGACCAACTTGCGTCTACGACCGGATTCCCGGCCCCGGTGGCGGAACTCAGCGCGGGACGCGTCTGGGAGACGCGAGCGATCGAGGGGTGGATCCAGACGGACCCTGGCCGGACCGCGGCCACGCGGCGCGCCGGCGGCCGTCCGGTCGGGGCGTTCGCCGTCTTCGGCGACTTCACCGACGCCGCCCGGCGCGTCATCGTGTTCGCCCAGGAGGAGGCGCGGGAGCTGCGGCACGGCCACATCGGCACCGAGCACCTCCTGCTGGGGCTGATGAGGGAGCAGCAC
Proteins encoded:
- a CDS encoding co-chaperone GroES, with amino-acid sequence MNDPSAVRAVAGDDHRSAPIKVLSDRVLLRVPEADGERRTKTGLLIPATAATVSRRCIWAEVVAVGPHVRQIEAGDLALILPESGVEVEIRGDEYMLVREREIHAVAADRVPDPGTGLYL